One Pseudomonas sp. HOU2 genomic window carries:
- a CDS encoding glutathione peroxidase, translating into MLMRWCAVPALLMALTGLAQAADCPEALQGSLPKLRAKESVDLCQRYAGKPLVVVNTASFCGFAPQFEGLEALNQHYKAQGLEMLGVPSNDFKQESKDSAETAKVCYANYGVTFTMTEPQKVRGDDATHLFKVLAEQSSAPKWNFYKYVIDRQGKVIANFSSLTKPDDPEFIAAVEKAIASKPLP; encoded by the coding sequence ATGGCGTTGACCGGACTGGCCCAGGCGGCTGACTGTCCGGAGGCGCTGCAAGGCTCGCTGCCGAAGTTGCGCGCCAAGGAATCCGTCGATCTGTGCCAGCGCTACGCCGGCAAACCGCTGGTGGTGGTCAATACCGCCAGTTTCTGTGGCTTCGCCCCACAGTTCGAGGGCCTCGAAGCGCTCAATCAGCATTACAAGGCGCAAGGCCTGGAAATGCTCGGCGTGCCGTCCAATGACTTCAAGCAGGAGTCCAAGGACAGCGCCGAAACCGCCAAGGTCTGCTACGCCAACTACGGCGTGACGTTCACCATGACCGAGCCGCAGAAAGTTCGTGGCGACGACGCTACTCATCTGTTCAAGGTGCTGGCCGAACAGAGCAGTGCGCCGAAGTGGAATTTCTACAAGTATGTGATCGACCGGCAAGGCAAGGTGATTGCCAATTTCTCCAGCCTGACCAAGCCGGATGACCCGGAGTTCATTGCGGCAGTCGAGAAGGCCATCGCCTCAAAACCACTGCCATGA